The stretch of DNA TCGCGATAGTTCTTCGGCAGCGAATCGATAGCTTCTTCAATGGAAAAACTCTGTTCCTTCCGTTCCAGGTCCCTTTCCGGGTGGTAGGAATAATCTGCCACCTCGATTTCCACAGTCCCGTCACGGGTTTCCAGGGGACGATCCAGCGAGAGCGCCTGGATCCGCTTTTTGCGGAGGAAGTCGATCGACGAATTGGCAGCGATTTTATAGAGCCAGGTGGAGAACCGGTACTCTGACCGATAGGAGGCGAGGGCGGAAAAGGCCTTCATAAACGTCTCCTGCACCAGATCGTTGGCAACCTCGTCGTTGCGGACTATCTTGTTGATAATATGGAAGATAGACTGTCGGTGCTTCTCCATCAGGTGCGTGTACGCCCGCTGGTTACCCGCCAGTGCTTCTTCGATCCAGATGCCGTCTTCGTCCTGCAAACGAGTCCTACTTTAGGTACGGGGTTAGCTCGAAGCCTGTTTCAGTCAAGCGAATAAAATAAGGCCAGACTTGGTGTTAGCCAAGTATTTTTACCGGCGCTCAACTGTTCACGTACCCCTGCAGATAAGTCTTCTTCGGGTCGTGGCTCCGCAGGTCTATCTTCTTTTCCAGATACGCCTTAAGGTTGGTGAGGAAAAAGACCCAGCCGTTGCGACACCCCATATGCCAGTTGATCCGCGCATCAGGCGTGTCTTTCATCCCGAATTGACGAAGAACGCAGTCCGTCCCCAGCTTTGTCTTCTTGACCGTTACTTCAACCGTCTCGCCATCGGAGCCAAAAGTGAATCTGAAAGATCTATTCTCTCGGATCGCCAAAACGGTCTCATCACCGGTAGCACCGGTCAGAAATTTCATATAAAATCTGCCCCCCTTTTTGGGCTCCAATTTCGCCTCGGTCATGAACCACTTCACGATCTCTTTGTCGCTGGTCCAGGCCTTGAATACCCGCTCCGGAGTTGCCCGGATCTCTATCTTCTCTGTAAACTGCGTCCAGTCATATTTCTTTGACTTTGTTGCCATTGCCTATTCTCCACTGTTCAGAAATTGCGCAGCAAATCCAGGCTGCCGTCTGCCTGTTCAATTTTATACAAATCGGTAAACAGCTACAAGGAAAAAGCCGCCAACGACTGAAGGGACAAGCGGATTCAGCCGTAAATAATTGAAGGTAGGAGTAAGAGAGGTAGATGCTGTACGATTATCCGCAGTACTACGAAATCGCGTTTTCTTTTCGGGATATCGAGGCGGAAGCTTCGTTCCTGGATAGCTGTATCAAACGCTTTTCAAAAACGACCACGCGCGATGTCTTTGAGATCGCTTGTGGTCCTGCTCCCCATGCCGGTGCGCTGACTCAGCTCGGCTACCAGTATGCCGGACTCGATATCAATCGCAACATGCTCGACCATGCCTCTTACAAGTGGCGCGGCCTGAAGCCGGCTCCTCGTTTCGTCGAGGGGAATATGGTCTCATTCAACCTGCCGCAATCCGCTGA from bacterium encodes:
- a CDS encoding sigma-70 family RNA polymerase sigma factor gives rise to the protein MEKHRQSIFHIINKIVRNDEVANDLVQETFMKAFSALASYRSEYRFSTWLYKIAANSSIDFLRKKRIQALSLDRPLETRDGTVEIEVADYSYHPERDLERKEQSFSIEEAIDSLPKNYRDVIVYRHKEDKSYEEIADLLDIPVGTVKARIFRARELLKKKLRHL
- a CDS encoding SRPBCC domain-containing protein, producing MATKSKKYDWTQFTEKIEIRATPERVFKAWTSDKEIVKWFMTEAKLEPKKGGRFYMKFLTGATGDETVLAIRENRSFRFTFGSDGETVEVTVKKTKLGTDCVLRQFGMKDTPDARINWHMGCRNGWVFFLTNLKAYLEKKIDLRSHDPKKTYLQGYVNS